A region of Drosophila mauritiana strain mau12 chromosome 3L, ASM438214v1, whole genome shotgun sequence DNA encodes the following proteins:
- the LOC117139723 gene encoding chromatin modification-related protein eaf-1 isoform X2 → MRLSNLHWIVQLFIIICAIGIEAQPSGMKSREKIHSFQNENSEANACGNTYAKHRMKRSNPEGLLDEDPNASGMRLQPSDQNTCQMSPNLAAQSLSPAVPVSSLSDFYQSNWQQPQQTELQNQQQQQPHGLGRMSQGTPNAYYEHDETEQRRQELRNLVQHLYVAQARVQLEAIEIRKAQSVASAAQTQLEESANHVRSITASLHTAQQEVAASAIRAQIAQLQLAAHDQLLFAARQDVDALSSQMVGLQAAEGIVQPKLTVDLHALLDKLKQPLQQYDRPTAVPLIAPSLPGTLSHQQQMLLQQQQMGQVQDQGPIQGQGQNQDQGQGPVNPSNGPTPNDFISLPRAHHYANMDYT, encoded by the exons ATGCGCCTAAGCAATCTCCATTGGATCG TTCAACTGTTCATAATTATCTGCGCAATCGGCATAGAAGCTCAACCAAGCGGTATGAAGAGTCGCGAAAAGATCCATTCCTTTCAGAATGAAAATTCCGAGGCAAACGCCTGTGGAAATACTTATGCGAAGCACAGAATGAAGCGATCAAATCCTGAAGGCCTGCTGGATGAAGATCCCAATG CTTCTGGCATGCGCTTACAGCCATCGGATCAAAACACCTGCCAGATGAGCCCCAATCTCGCTGCCCAGAGCCTATCTCCAGCTGTCCCCGTATCCTCACTTTCGGACTTCTACCAATCAAACtggcagcagccgcaacagaCGGAGTTgcagaatcagcagcagcaacagccgcaCGGCTTAGGCAGGATGAGCCAGGGAACACCCAATGCCTACTACGAGCACGATGAGACTGAACAGAGGCGCCAGGAGCTGCGCAATCTCGTCCAGCATCTGTACGTGGCCCAGGCGAGAGTCCAACTGGAGGCCATCGAGATCAGGAAGGCACAATCTGTGGCCTCAGCTGCGCAGACGCAACTGGAGGAGTCGGCCAACCATGTGCGCAGCATCACCGCCTCCTTGCACACTGCCCAGCAGGAAGTGGCTGCCTCGGCGATTCGGGCTCAGATCGCGCAGCTTCAGCTGGCGGCCCATGATCAGCTGCTGTTCGCCGCTCGCCAGGATGTGGACGCGCTCTCCTCGCAAATGGTGGGTCTCCAGGCGGCGGAGGGCATCGTCCAGCCGAAACTTACAGTGGATCTCCATGCTCTCCTGGACAAGCTGAAGCAGCCACTCCAGCAGTATGATCGCCCCACAGCCGTTCCCCTTATTGCACCTAGTCTGCCGGGAACATTAAGCCATCAGCAACAGATGCtcttgcagcagcaacagatgGGGCAGGTTCAAGATCAAGGACCGATCCAAGGACAAGGCCAAAACCAGGATCAGGGACAGGGACCTGTGAATCCCTCAAATGGACCTACCCCCAACGATTTCATCAGCTTGCCTAGGGCTCATCACTATGCCAACATGGATTACACTTAG
- the LOC117139723 gene encoding chromatin modification-related protein eaf-1 isoform X1 yields the protein MRLSNLHWIAVQLFIIICAIGIEAQPSGMKSREKIHSFQNENSEANACGNTYAKHRMKRSNPEGLLDEDPNASGMRLQPSDQNTCQMSPNLAAQSLSPAVPVSSLSDFYQSNWQQPQQTELQNQQQQQPHGLGRMSQGTPNAYYEHDETEQRRQELRNLVQHLYVAQARVQLEAIEIRKAQSVASAAQTQLEESANHVRSITASLHTAQQEVAASAIRAQIAQLQLAAHDQLLFAARQDVDALSSQMVGLQAAEGIVQPKLTVDLHALLDKLKQPLQQYDRPTAVPLIAPSLPGTLSHQQQMLLQQQQMGQVQDQGPIQGQGQNQDQGQGPVNPSNGPTPNDFISLPRAHHYANMDYT from the exons ATGCGCCTAAGCAATCTCCATTGGATCG CAGTTCAACTGTTCATAATTATCTGCGCAATCGGCATAGAAGCTCAACCAAGCGGTATGAAGAGTCGCGAAAAGATCCATTCCTTTCAGAATGAAAATTCCGAGGCAAACGCCTGTGGAAATACTTATGCGAAGCACAGAATGAAGCGATCAAATCCTGAAGGCCTGCTGGATGAAGATCCCAATG CTTCTGGCATGCGCTTACAGCCATCGGATCAAAACACCTGCCAGATGAGCCCCAATCTCGCTGCCCAGAGCCTATCTCCAGCTGTCCCCGTATCCTCACTTTCGGACTTCTACCAATCAAACtggcagcagccgcaacagaCGGAGTTgcagaatcagcagcagcaacagccgcaCGGCTTAGGCAGGATGAGCCAGGGAACACCCAATGCCTACTACGAGCACGATGAGACTGAACAGAGGCGCCAGGAGCTGCGCAATCTCGTCCAGCATCTGTACGTGGCCCAGGCGAGAGTCCAACTGGAGGCCATCGAGATCAGGAAGGCACAATCTGTGGCCTCAGCTGCGCAGACGCAACTGGAGGAGTCGGCCAACCATGTGCGCAGCATCACCGCCTCCTTGCACACTGCCCAGCAGGAAGTGGCTGCCTCGGCGATTCGGGCTCAGATCGCGCAGCTTCAGCTGGCGGCCCATGATCAGCTGCTGTTCGCCGCTCGCCAGGATGTGGACGCGCTCTCCTCGCAAATGGTGGGTCTCCAGGCGGCGGAGGGCATCGTCCAGCCGAAACTTACAGTGGATCTCCATGCTCTCCTGGACAAGCTGAAGCAGCCACTCCAGCAGTATGATCGCCCCACAGCCGTTCCCCTTATTGCACCTAGTCTGCCGGGAACATTAAGCCATCAGCAACAGATGCtcttgcagcagcaacagatgGGGCAGGTTCAAGATCAAGGACCGATCCAAGGACAAGGCCAAAACCAGGATCAGGGACAGGGACCTGTGAATCCCTCAAATGGACCTACCCCCAACGATTTCATCAGCTTGCCTAGGGCTCATCACTATGCCAACATGGATTACACTTAG